From Motacilla alba alba isolate MOTALB_02 chromosome 4A, Motacilla_alba_V1.0_pri, whole genome shotgun sequence, one genomic window encodes:
- the F9 gene encoding coagulation factor IX has translation MANVPLLLSLCLLGACLAAENTVFLGSREASAVLQRQRRANSNRLEEVIPGNLERECIEEKCSYEEAREVFENEEKTMQFWQTYIDGDQCNPNPCKNGAVCKDEINSYVCWCPAGYEGKNCEIDFTCAIKNGGCKHFCSHQPPQKVVCSCAPGYKLHEDGKSCEPTVPFPCGRITAPEAKRKLTRSMNTFEHWNTTGDDPEDGPEEAQGNATESSPAASTESSPAASTSITPVLRTGTRVVGGSDSMKGEVPWQVLLVNSQGLGFCGASIINEKWLVTAAHCLKPGYTHNLTAVAGEHDVRSDDHTEQLRKVVRLLPHPTYNASINEYHNDIALLELERPLTFNSYVTPICLGSREFTNALLRQGVGTVSGWGKVLFRGRKATTLQVLKVPFVDRPTCLKSTSTTILQNMFCAGFPSGGRDTCEGDSGGPYTTEIEGTWFLTGITSWGEECALPGKYGIYTRVSKYVKWIKQTTRLP, from the exons ATGGCAAATGtccccctcctgctctccttgtGCCTCCTGGGAGCTTGTCTTGCTGCTGAAAACACAG tgttcctgggcagcagagaggcCAGCGCCGTGCTGCAGAGGCAGCGGCGAGCCAACTCCAACCGGCTGGAGGAGGTGATCCCTGGCAACCTGGAGAGGGAGTGCATCGAGGAGAAGTGCAGCTACGAGGAGGCCCGAGAGGTGTTTGAGAACGAGGAGAAAACG atgCAGTTTTGGCAAACATACATTG ACGGGGATCAGTGCAACCCCAACCCCTGCAAAAACGGAGCCGTTTGCAAGGACGAGATCAATTCCTACGTGTGCTGGTGCCCGGCTGGCTACGAAGGCAAGAACTGTGAGATAG acTTCACTTGTGCCATCAAAAACGGAGGCTGCAAGCACTTCTGCAGTCACCAGCCCCCACAGAAGGTGGTGtgctcctgtgctcctggcTATAAGCTCCATGAAGATGGAAAGTCCTGCGAACCTACAG TGCCATTTCCCTGCGGGAGGATCACGGCTCCCGAGGCCAAGAGGAAGCTGACCCGCTCCATGAACACCTTTGAGCACTGGAACACCACGGGTGACGACCCTGAGGACGGCCCCGAGGAGGCGCAGGGCAATGCCAcggagagcagccctgcagccagcacggagagcagccctgcagccagcacgAGCATCACGCCCGTGCTCAGGACGGGCACGCGCGTTGTCGGCGGCTCGGACAGCATGAAGGGAGAGGTGCCCTGGCAG GTTCTGCTGGTGAACAGCCAAGGCCTGGGCTTCTGCGGCGCTTCCATCATCAACGAGAAGtggctggtgacagcagcacacTGCCTGAAGCCAGGCTACACCCACAACCTCACTGCCGTGGCAG GCGAACACGACGTCAGGAGCGATGACCACACGGAGCAGCTGCGCAAGGTGGTGAGGCTGCTGCCCCACCCCACGTACAACGCCTCCATCAACGAGTACCACAACGACATCGcgctcctggagctggagcgGCCGCTGACCTTCAACAGCTACGTGACCCCCATCTGCCTGGGCAGCCGCGAGTTCACCAACGCGCTGCTGCGGCAGGGCGTGGGCACGGTCAGCGGCTGGGGCAAGGTGCTGTTCCGCGGCCGCAAGGCCACCACCCTGCAGGTGCTCAAGGTGCCCTTCGTGGACCGGCCCACGTGCCTGAAGAGCACCTCCACCACCATCCTGCAGAACATGTTCTGCGCGGGCTTCCCGTCCGgcggcagggacacctgcgagGGGGACAGCGGGGGGCCCTACACCACCGAGATCGAGGGCACCTGGTTCCTCACGGGCATCaccagctggggagaggagtgTGCCCTGCCGGGCAAGTACGGCATCTACACCAGGGTCTCCAAGTACGTCAAGTGGATCAAGCAAACCACGAGGCTCCCCTGA